One Arthrobacter sp. StoSoilB19 DNA window includes the following coding sequences:
- the trmB gene encoding tRNA (guanosine(46)-N7)-methyltransferase TrmB yields MSESPENPQQPHVPRPVTPGTQASFGTYGGRPVSFVRRGTRLQGRRQAAWAEHAERWAVNVPRHVANTSVHPDYTFDAAAEFGREAPLIVEIGSGLGDAICHAAEQNPDTNFLAVEVYTPGLANTIIKINSRGLDNVRVVEANAPEVLATMLPEGSVSELWVFFPDPWHKSRHHKRRLIQPEFAKLAARALKPGGLFRIATDWSNYAVHVRDVMAGSADFENLHTGERRGPESPLTQVWQSGVESVVGGAPVREGRAPVSTEHTGPNEGVDETGGWAPRFEGRIRTSFESKAHEAGRLIFDLCYRRR; encoded by the coding sequence ATGAGCGAATCCCCTGAAAACCCCCAGCAGCCGCATGTCCCCAGGCCCGTTACGCCCGGGACCCAGGCCTCCTTTGGCACCTACGGCGGCCGGCCTGTCAGCTTCGTGCGCCGCGGCACCAGGCTGCAGGGCCGGCGGCAGGCTGCCTGGGCAGAGCACGCCGAGCGCTGGGCCGTCAACGTTCCACGTCACGTGGCCAACACCTCGGTCCACCCCGACTACACCTTCGACGCCGCCGCAGAGTTCGGCCGGGAGGCCCCGCTTATCGTCGAAATCGGCTCCGGCCTTGGCGACGCCATCTGCCATGCGGCCGAACAGAACCCGGACACCAACTTCCTGGCCGTCGAGGTCTACACCCCGGGCTTGGCCAACACGATCATCAAGATCAACAGCCGCGGCCTGGACAACGTCCGGGTGGTGGAGGCAAATGCCCCGGAGGTGCTGGCAACCATGCTGCCCGAAGGCTCGGTCAGCGAACTGTGGGTCTTTTTCCCCGATCCCTGGCATAAGTCGCGGCATCACAAACGCCGGCTCATCCAGCCGGAGTTCGCCAAGCTGGCGGCCCGGGCGCTGAAGCCCGGCGGCCTGTTCCGGATCGCCACCGACTGGTCCAACTATGCCGTCCACGTCCGGGACGTCATGGCAGGCTCAGCGGACTTCGAGAACCTGCACACCGGAGAGCGCCGCGGACCCGAAAGCCCGCTCACCCAGGTGTGGCAGTCCGGCGTCGAATCGGTGGTGGGCGGCGCCCCCGTCCGCGAGGGACGCGCACCGGTGAGCACGGAGCACACCGGTCCCAACGAAGGCGTGGATGAAACGGGCGGCTGGGCTCCCCGCTTCGAGGGCAGGATCCGGACCAGCTTCGAGTCGAAGGCCCACGAGGCAGGCCGCCTGATCTTCGACCTCTGCTACCGCCGCCGCTGA